A DNA window from Shewanella baltica contains the following coding sequences:
- the fadD gene encoding long-chain-fatty-acid--CoA ligase FadD, with amino-acid sequence MDQPWINHLPKDVPAEINVEQYSSLVDMFETAVAKYEDQPAFINMGATLTYRKLEERSRAFAAYLQNELKLEKGDRVALMMPNLLQYPIALFGVLRASMVVVNVNPLYTPRELKHQLIDSGAKAIVVVSNFARTLEEVVEQTPVESVIITSLGDQLSAPKRTLVNFVVKYIKKLVPKYDLPHALSMRDTLSTGRRMQYIKPEVTNDDLAFLQYTGGTTGVSKGAMLTHGNIVANVLQADGAYSPALNDGSEFVVTALPLYHIFALTVNCLLFLHKGSQNLLITNPRDIPGFVAELKKYPFTALTGVNTLFNALVNSDDFSQLDFSRLKLSIGGGMAVQKAVADKWQAITKTRLLEGYGLTEASPLLTCCPYNLDGYNGSIGFPAPSTLIQIRDDDGKALAQGETGELFGKGPQVMKGYWQRPEETAKVIDTDGWLATGDIGYMDEKGFFYIVDRKKDMILVSGFNVFPNEVEEVVALHPKVIEVAAVGVPNDASGELVKVFVVAKDKSLTAEDIIKHCRIHLTGYKVPKLVEFRNELPKTNVGKILRRELRDEAKRA; translated from the coding sequence GTGGATCAGCCTTGGATTAATCATTTGCCAAAAGATGTGCCTGCTGAAATTAATGTGGAGCAGTACTCATCGCTTGTTGATATGTTCGAAACAGCGGTGGCTAAGTATGAAGATCAACCTGCATTTATTAACATGGGTGCCACGCTAACCTATCGTAAATTGGAAGAACGCAGCCGTGCATTCGCCGCGTATCTACAAAATGAATTAAAGCTTGAAAAGGGCGATCGTGTCGCCTTAATGATGCCAAACCTGTTGCAATACCCGATTGCACTGTTTGGTGTTTTACGTGCCAGTATGGTGGTCGTTAACGTTAACCCGCTATATACCCCGCGCGAACTTAAACATCAGTTGATTGACTCGGGCGCCAAAGCCATCGTTGTCGTGTCAAACTTCGCCCGTACCTTAGAAGAAGTTGTCGAACAAACGCCCGTTGAAAGCGTCATTATCACCAGTTTAGGTGACCAATTAAGTGCTCCAAAACGCACCTTAGTGAACTTTGTGGTGAAGTACATTAAGAAGTTAGTGCCTAAATACGACTTACCCCACGCCCTATCGATGCGCGACACCTTATCAACCGGTCGTCGCATGCAATACATCAAGCCTGAAGTGACTAACGACGACTTAGCGTTTTTGCAATACACAGGTGGCACAACTGGGGTGTCTAAAGGCGCTATGTTGACCCATGGCAATATTGTCGCCAACGTATTGCAGGCCGATGGCGCTTATTCGCCCGCCTTAAACGATGGCAGCGAGTTTGTGGTAACGGCTTTGCCGCTGTATCACATCTTCGCGTTGACCGTGAATTGCCTGCTGTTTTTGCACAAAGGCAGCCAGAACTTACTCATCACCAATCCTCGTGATATCCCAGGATTTGTTGCCGAGTTGAAAAAGTATCCTTTCACTGCATTGACTGGGGTAAACACCTTGTTTAACGCGTTAGTGAACAGTGATGATTTTTCCCAGTTGGATTTTTCGCGCTTAAAACTCTCTATCGGTGGCGGCATGGCGGTACAAAAAGCCGTCGCGGATAAATGGCAAGCCATCACTAAGACCCGTTTACTCGAAGGTTATGGTCTGACCGAAGCCTCACCTTTATTAACCTGTTGTCCATATAATTTAGATGGTTACAACGGTTCAATTGGTTTCCCTGCACCTTCGACACTTATTCAAATCCGTGACGATGACGGCAAGGCATTAGCCCAAGGCGAAACCGGTGAACTGTTCGGTAAAGGTCCTCAGGTAATGAAAGGCTATTGGCAACGTCCTGAAGAAACTGCCAAAGTGATTGATACCGACGGCTGGTTAGCCACGGGCGATATTGGTTACATGGATGAGAAAGGGTTCTTCTATATTGTCGATCGTAAGAAAGACATGATCTTAGTTTCAGGCTTTAACGTATTTCCTAATGAAGTCGAAGAAGTGGTCGCACTGCATCCTAAAGTGATTGAAGTGGCCGCTGTTGGTGTACCAAACGACGCCAGTGGTGAGTTAGTGAAGGTATTTGTGGTGGCAAAAGATAAATCTTTAACCGCTGAAGACATCATTAAGCACTGCCGTATTCATTTAACGGGATATAAAGTACCGAAGCTGGTAGAATTTAGGAACGAGTTACCTAAAACCAACGTGGGTAAAATCTTGCGACGAGAGCTTAGAGACGAAGCTAAGCGCGCGTAA
- a CDS encoding alpha/beta fold hydrolase, protein MWQSLAPQNQIEFVLPHIKVAGRLWGAKDKPLLLALHGWLDNANSFEPLAAHLLDYQVLAIDWPGHGFSAHRPGHYPLHWIDYLYDLDALLTALPQKPVAMVGHSLGGIIASAYTATFPEKVNKLVLIEALSPLSESPTQAKARLRKSFYQHEKYLTQKHGQAKIYDSIDTAVRARAHLTGLAEPWCSLLLERNMQPEGEGIGWRSDPRLRLDSPQRLTFAQVDALMQDINIETLLVCGKQGFSQLQTAIPKARTWFKHLSEHIIEGDHHVHMDNAEGVARLIREFVK, encoded by the coding sequence ATGTGGCAATCTCTCGCCCCCCAAAATCAAATCGAATTTGTATTACCTCATATTAAGGTCGCGGGCCGATTATGGGGGGCGAAGGATAAACCTTTATTACTGGCCTTGCATGGCTGGTTAGATAACGCCAACAGTTTTGAGCCCTTAGCGGCACATTTACTCGATTATCAAGTGCTCGCCATTGATTGGCCTGGACATGGTTTTTCGGCGCACAGGCCGGGGCATTATCCGCTGCATTGGATTGATTACTTGTATGATTTGGATGCACTGTTAACGGCATTACCGCAAAAGCCTGTGGCTATGGTGGGGCATTCGCTCGGTGGCATTATTGCCTCGGCGTATACGGCAACCTTCCCTGAAAAGGTCAACAAGCTGGTATTGATTGAAGCGTTAAGCCCCTTGTCTGAGTCGCCAACGCAGGCGAAAGCACGACTAAGGAAAAGCTTCTATCAACACGAGAAATATTTAACCCAGAAGCATGGGCAGGCAAAAATTTACGACAGCATAGATACCGCAGTGCGGGCGAGGGCACATTTAACAGGACTTGCCGAACCTTGGTGTAGTCTGTTGCTCGAGCGTAATATGCAACCCGAAGGTGAGGGCATAGGTTGGCGCAGTGATCCTCGATTGAGATTAGATTCACCCCAACGGCTAACCTTCGCCCAAGTTGATGCCTTGATGCAGGACATCAATATTGAAACCTTATTAGTGTGTGGCAAACAAGGATTTAGCCAGTTGCAGACCGCCATACCTAAGGCGCGAACTTGGTTCAAACATTTGTCTGAACATATAATTGAGGGCGATCATCATGTGCATATGGACAATGCTGAAGGCGTTGCACGCTTGATCCGCGAATTCGTTAAATAG
- a CDS encoding class I SAM-dependent methyltransferase produces the protein MKKVTLVASLLLAGLCSSVTYADESLDKVLKSDFRQAKNASRDVYRHPAETLSFFGITPTQTVIELWPGNGWYSEILGPYLAKEGQYIAASFETAPATDTPGNRYRANAGTKYEAWMTANKDVMGNAKMVTFDPPNKMDLGADGSADLVLTFRNLHNWASSDQLENVFAASYRVLKDGGVFGVVEHRANEGMNFSTGYMDQAAMVALAKKAGFTLVESAEINANPKDTKDYAKGVWTLPPSFALGDTDKEKFQAIGESDRMTLKFVKKSS, from the coding sequence ATGAAAAAAGTCACCTTAGTTGCCAGTCTATTGCTTGCTGGTTTATGTTCGAGTGTTACCTACGCCGATGAAAGTTTAGATAAAGTCTTAAAAAGCGATTTTCGTCAGGCTAAAAATGCCAGCCGTGACGTTTATCGTCATCCCGCTGAAACCTTAAGTTTTTTTGGTATTACCCCAACACAAACTGTGATTGAACTCTGGCCAGGTAATGGTTGGTATAGCGAAATATTAGGGCCTTATTTAGCCAAAGAAGGCCAATATATCGCCGCCAGTTTCGAAACCGCTCCGGCGACGGACACGCCTGGAAATCGCTATCGCGCTAATGCCGGCACTAAGTATGAAGCGTGGATGACGGCCAATAAAGACGTCATGGGCAATGCCAAAATGGTCACTTTCGATCCCCCAAATAAGATGGATTTAGGCGCCGATGGCAGTGCCGATCTGGTATTAACCTTCCGTAATCTTCATAACTGGGCATCAAGTGATCAGTTAGAGAATGTGTTTGCCGCGTCATATAGAGTATTGAAAGACGGCGGTGTCTTTGGTGTGGTGGAGCATAGAGCCAACGAAGGGATGAATTTTAGCACTGGCTATATGGATCAAGCGGCCATGGTTGCTCTAGCCAAAAAAGCCGGTTTCACCTTAGTTGAAAGCGCCGAAATCAATGCGAACCCCAAAGATACTAAGGATTACGCCAAAGGTGTTTGGACGCTACCGCCATCCTTTGCTTTGGGTGACACGGATAAAGAAAAATTCCAAGCGATCGGTGAAAGTGATCGTATGACACTCAAATTTGTCAAAAAATCATCTTAA
- a CDS encoding M50 family metallopeptidase produces MLEHQQKPPRSTSRFSSSKLTGLAASGVPSRGLFIIELVVALLITRIPYLSVPFKWLESYFHELSHGIATILSSGVVSHIQLFPNGAGFCFSQGGSPMLIGFAGYFGAACWGYLIYLLATWPKGIRVSFALLGALVVLSGLLWGRDILTLAILAVLTIILLLPLKLSQNKMLTQFLRIIGLMIMLNALASPTVLLGLDGQGDAVMLAERSWIPAWIWVGLWLLTSACALYFAWRRVDNAASR; encoded by the coding sequence ATGCTTGAACATCAACAAAAGCCTCCCCGTTCTACCTCGCGATTTTCCTCTTCTAAATTAACAGGTTTAGCCGCCAGCGGTGTGCCAAGCCGAGGCTTGTTTATTATCGAGCTGGTGGTGGCGTTACTCATCACTCGCATTCCCTATTTAAGCGTGCCGTTTAAATGGCTTGAAAGCTATTTCCATGAATTATCCCACGGCATTGCGACGATATTAAGCTCGGGCGTGGTCAGCCATATTCAGTTGTTTCCTAACGGCGCAGGCTTTTGTTTTAGCCAAGGCGGTTCGCCGATGTTGATTGGTTTTGCTGGGTATTTTGGCGCGGCCTGTTGGGGATATTTAATCTACTTGCTCGCGACTTGGCCAAAGGGGATCCGCGTGAGTTTTGCCTTGCTGGGCGCTTTAGTGGTGCTAAGCGGCTTGCTTTGGGGCCGAGATATCCTCACACTAGCGATCTTAGCCGTACTCACTATTATTTTGTTGCTACCGCTTAAACTCAGTCAAAACAAGATGCTGACCCAGTTTCTACGTATTATTGGCTTGATGATTATGCTCAATGCGCTGGCAAGTCCAACTGTGTTGCTCGGGCTTGATGGCCAAGGTGATGCGGTGATGTTGGCCGAGCGTTCTTGGATCCCCGCGTGGATTTGGGTGGGACTCTGGTTATTGACTAGTGCTTGCGCCTTGTATTTTGCGTGGCGCCGTGTCGATAACGCTGCGAGTCGTTAG